The following nucleotide sequence is from Firmicutes bacterium ASF500.
GGCCGTCCGAGGCGGTTGAGTGGGTGTGGAGATCCGCTTTTTTCGTCATAGAAATCACTTCTTTACAGGTTTATGGCAGTGCAAATCCAATACATGGGCATTTGAAAACACCTTGCGTCCAGCCTATAACAAGCAGTTAACAGCGGATGCCAGCCGCCTTGCGCCATATCCGTCAACAGCTTCTCGCATCATACAGGATATATCCTCCCTGCATTTCCTGTCAAGTGCCAGGGAATTGATTTTATAAAATAGCCCGGAAAAGAAATCCCCATCGGCTCGGATATCCCCGGCACAGGGCATCAGCCCCGCTTTTTGAAACGCCCGAGCCCCTTGAATCTGGTTATCAGCCAAAATATATGTCACGGTCGGAAGGCCGCAGGCGCACAGCTCATAAAGTGTTGTACCCGCCGCAGAGACTGCCAGGTCGCACTGACACATCAGTGAACACATATCCGCTACCTGACGGTGCAACTGAATCAACGGAAAATTCTCCGCAATTCCTTCAAGCTCAGCCACATCCTGGTTCATGGCTCCAAGTACAAAATGAAATTTCATATTTTCACGCGGGGGATGTTCCCGCAGATATTTCGCACAGCGCAGGGCCACGTGATATGGGTCCGTACCGCCGGTAGAAATCAGCACATCTTCCACATGGTCCCGAACAATACGCTGTCCCAGCCCCTGGAATTGCCTGCGAAGAGGGACATATCGGGGACCAAGGAAATATTTTTTGTTCTGCGGATATGGCATCTCCGGCCCATAAACAGCGTAATTTACTACAGCATCCGCCGGGTAGTCAAAGGCGTTCAGGTCGTCGATATAAAAAAGCTTTGAAATACCCTTGATTGCTTTCATGTACTCCGGCGTGACAAAGTAGCTGTCCAATATCACCAGCTCAGGCTGTTCTCGTTCTAGCAGTGGAAGGAATACAGAAAGCTCCTCTTCCATGCGGTCATAGGCTGTCCCCAGCACGGTACAGGGATAGCCGCGCGTCTGAATCAGCCGCTGGAAATACGGCTCCGCTGTGACAAACGTAATTTCTCCGCCCTGCTCCCGGAGCGCGTCCGCCAGCGACAGGCAGCGCATGATGTGGCCTGTTCCGATTTGTTGGTTTCCATCAGCACGAATACATATCATCGTTTATTTCCTCGGCTCTCTTAACACACTGAATACATAAAATCAAAAAGGAAGAGATTTTTTTCGTGGTAAAACAACAGCTTCGCCATCTAGTACACAGTCATGGTTTTGGTTAAAACACTCTGTCTTTAAAGTGACTCGATTTCTTTCTGCATCTATTGAAATTACAGTGATTCTTGTTAAAATCGTATCTCCATAAAAAACGGGCCGAATAAAACTAAAAGTTTGTGCTTCATAAATGCATCCCGCACCTGGCATAGCGCCTCCAATAGCACCCGAAATAAAGCCCGCTAAAATCATACCATGTGCAACAGGTCTACCATAGTACGATTGATACGCCTCTTTT
It contains:
- the pseG gene encoding UDP-2,4-diacetamido-2,4,6-trideoxy-beta-L-altropyranose hydrolase, with the protein product MICIRADGNQQIGTGHIMRCLSLADALREQGGEITFVTAEPYFQRLIQTRGYPCTVLGTAYDRMEEELSVFLPLLEREQPELVILDSYFVTPEYMKAIKGISKLFYIDDLNAFDYPADAVVNYAVYGPEMPYPQNKKYFLGPRYVPLRRQFQGLGQRIVRDHVEDVLISTGGTDPYHVALRCAKYLREHPPRENMKFHFVLGAMNQDVAELEGIAENFPLIQLHRQVADMCSLMCQCDLAVSAAGTTLYELCACGLPTVTYILADNQIQGARAFQKAGLMPCAGDIRADGDFFSGLFYKINSLALDRKCREDISCMMREAVDGYGARRLASAVNCLL